ATCGGCCTGCGCGCTTCCGGCAGCGGCCGCACGGAGGAATATGAAGCGGCGATGGCGTATGGCGCAAACCTTATCACGGCGCAGGACGTTCATGACGTCGGCATGAAGGCGATCCTCGACCGCATCCCGGATGGCGGAAACTACTACCTCACTGTCGATGCCGACGGTATGGATCCGTCTCTGATGCCGGCGGTTCTCGGTCCGGCCTTTGGCGGGTTGCTCTATCCTCAGATGTTGACCCTCATCAAGGGCCTGGTTCAAAAGGGCAACATGATCGGCATGGACATTGTCGAGATCGCTCCTGACCGGGACCACAACCGCCGCACGCTGATCGCCGCTGGCCGCTTCATCTTCAATCTGATCGGCACGGCCGTTCGGGCGGGATACTTCAACAAATAACGATAAAACAGACCACCACAGGAGAACATCATGGCATTTTCGAAATTCATGAAGGCAGCCGGTATTGCGGCTGCCCTCCTTGCCCTGCCGGTCACCGCGTTTGCCGGCCCGGTCATGGACAAGATCAAGGAAACCGGAAAGATCACGGTTGCCACGGAAGCATCCTACCCTCCTTTCGAATTTGTCAAGGATGGAAAGATTACCGGCTATGGCAAAGATCTTCTCGATCTGCTGGTTCAAGCCCTCTCGAAGCAAGTCGGTAAGGAGGTTCAGCTGGAGCAGCTCGATCTACCGTTCCAGGGCATTCTGCCTGGTCTCAGCGCTGGTCAGTTCGACTTCGTCGCAACCTCGGTTGGTATCAACGCCGAGCGCGCCAAGCGTTACGCCTATACACGTCCCATCGCTACGTCTGCCCAGACGGTGATGATCCGTGCCGGCGACGCCGACAAGCTGAAGACGCCCGAAGATCTGAATGGTAAGATCGTCGGTACACAGATGGCGTCCGCAAGTGAGCCTGTTGTTCGCGGCTTCGATGAAAAAATGAAGTCCGCCGGCAAGCCGGGCGTTGCCGAACTCAAGCTCTTCACATCCTATCCGGAGAGCTATGTAGCACTTGCCAACGGATCGATCGACGCCGTCGTTCAATCAGGGCCAGCCTTGGCCGTTCTCGTAAAAGAACGTCAGGGAGTGTTCAAGCTGATGGGACCGCTGACTGACCAGAAGAGCTATCTGGCCTGGGTAGCACGGCCGGAAGACAGCGATTTCCGCGATTTCGTCAACAAGTTCTTCATCGATCTCAACAAGAGCGGCAAAATGGGCGAACTCCAGGAAAAGTGGTTCGGCTTCAAGATGGATACGCCTGACAGCGGTTACCTGCCGGAAGGCGCCCTCTGACATTACCGCCAACTTCTGAGCAGGGGGCGGATCTCGGGTCCGGCCCTTGCGTTTTTTGTCTACCGCGGAGCAACACCATGGAATTCAGTTTTGGGTTCATGCTTTCAACCATACCGGCGTTGCTTTCGGCGGCAGGCGTAACGATCCGCGTGGCAGCGCTGACCATTCTTCTGTCGATCAGCGTCGGTACTCTTCTCACCATCATTCGGGCGTTCAAGATCAGGCCCATCAACTGGGTGATTGGGCTCTACATCAGTTTCATCCGTGGAACTCCACTTCTCGTCCAGATATTCTTGGCGTTTTACGCACTTCCGGCAATTGGTATAAAGCTTGGCCCGGTTACAGCAGGCGTTCTCGCCATCACCGCCAATAATGCCGCTTTTATGACTGAAATTTTTCGCGGCGCGCTGGCGAGCATCCCGCCAGGCCAGATCGAAGCCGCCGCGTCACTCGGCCTCAATTCACGGGCAATCTGGCTCAAGGTCATCCTGCCGCAGCTTTATATACGCTCGCTGCCGGCAATCATCAACGAATGCACGATCGTCGTCAAAGGCACGGCGCTGCTGGCAGTCATCACTGTCGTGGAAGTGTTTCGTACCGCCCAGCAAATCGGCTCAAGCAGCTTTCGCCCCTTCGAGACGTTTGTCGCCGCTGGACTTGTCTTCCTGGCCATGAGCCTTGTCATCAGCCAGACCGGCCTCTGGCTCGAGCGCCGTTTCTCGCTGCGACGTGGCGCCTGAGGAGAACGATATGGACTATACCGTCGTCACCAACAATTGGCAGCTGTTCGCAAAAGGCATCTGGATGACCATCCAGATCTCGATCGCCGCCATCCTTTTTGGCTTCATCATCGCTTTCGCTGTGGCATTGATCCGGACCAGCCGCTTCCGCGCGCTTAAGGTTGCTGCCGCAGTCTATGTCGAAGTGCTGCGAAATATCCCCTTCGTCATTCTGCTTTTCATATTCTTCTATGGCCTACCCTTTGCCGGCATCAGGCTGCCGGAACAATTTGCCGGAACGGTCGCGCTGTCCTTGTTCGCTTCGGCCTATTACGGCGAGATCATTCGTGGAGCGATGGCATCAGTCGCGCGCGGGCAGGTGGAAGCGGCGCGGGCGATGGGTTTCACTTGGGGCCAAACTTTAAGAGACGTCATCATCCCGCAAATGTGGAAATTCGCGCTGCCACCGATGGCTGGCACCACCACCATGGCGATCAAGGAATCCTCGATCCTGAGTACCATCACGGTTGCCGAGCTAACCTATCAGGGGCTCGTTGTGCAGGGCATGACATTCGCGCCTTTCGAAGTGTTTTTTGCCGTGGCGGGACTTTACTGGATCTATACGGCCATCATCTCACAGC
This portion of the Neorhizobium sp. NCHU2750 genome encodes:
- a CDS encoding amino acid ABC transporter permease, whose translation is MEFSFGFMLSTIPALLSAAGVTIRVAALTILLSISVGTLLTIIRAFKIRPINWVIGLYISFIRGTPLLVQIFLAFYALPAIGIKLGPVTAGVLAITANNAAFMTEIFRGALASIPPGQIEAAASLGLNSRAIWLKVILPQLYIRSLPAIINECTIVVKGTALLAVITVVEVFRTAQQIGSSSFRPFETFVAAGLVFLAMSLVISQTGLWLERRFSLRRGA
- a CDS encoding transporter substrate-binding domain-containing protein, producing MAFSKFMKAAGIAAALLALPVTAFAGPVMDKIKETGKITVATEASYPPFEFVKDGKITGYGKDLLDLLVQALSKQVGKEVQLEQLDLPFQGILPGLSAGQFDFVATSVGINAERAKRYAYTRPIATSAQTVMIRAGDADKLKTPEDLNGKIVGTQMASASEPVVRGFDEKMKSAGKPGVAELKLFTSYPESYVALANGSIDAVVQSGPALAVLVKERQGVFKLMGPLTDQKSYLAWVARPEDSDFRDFVNKFFIDLNKSGKMGELQEKWFGFKMDTPDSGYLPEGAL
- a CDS encoding amino acid ABC transporter permease is translated as MDYTVVTNNWQLFAKGIWMTIQISIAAILFGFIIAFAVALIRTSRFRALKVAAAVYVEVLRNIPFVILLFIFFYGLPFAGIRLPEQFAGTVALSLFASAYYGEIIRGAMASVARGQVEAARAMGFTWGQTLRDVIIPQMWKFALPPMAGTTTMAIKESSILSTITVAELTYQGLVVQGMTFAPFEVFFAVAGLYWIYTAIISQLFRQAERRLGASELAAAHRSPVARKYLTLDAGRRA